The genomic DNA CAACACATTCGGGCGGCCCAAGCAGCACCCTTTCCGGCCTCACCTGCCGCCGGACAAACGCACGTCCGGCGGGCGCAGCACACGGAGTGCGCAGCCCGCCTCACAACAACACCGACAAGCGAATCAGTTGCCCGTTCCCGACGTGGACGGTGAACCAGTCTGCGCCGGGTTGCCGCTGCTTTGCGAGCCCGTCGGTCCGACCGGGTTGCTCTCGTTCTCCGGAGCCGGCGGCGGCGGACGTTTGAACTGGAACTGCGGCTGGCCACCGGCCGTCGGGCCTTGAGTCGGAATCCCGCCGGCCCCCGCTCTCGGCACGGCCGAACGCGCGGACGACGTGCCCTTCGGCGTCGACACCGCGCTCGTCGCGCGATTGGCGGCCTGGGCGGCTTCCGCGTTGGCGTCCATGGACGGCGCGGCGGCCTGCTCGGCGCCTTCGACCGACGGCGAGCGCGTCGTGTCCACCGTCGCGGGTGCTGCAGCGGCAGCAGCCGCGCTCGCGGCGGCTGCGTCGCTCGCGGCCACGGCGTTGGCGGCCTCGGCTGCGCTCGCCGCGCGTGGCGGCGTCGCGTTCGAGCGACGGCCACCGCGGTCGCCGTCGATTTCGGCCAGCAACTCGAGATTGGTCGGCAGATCCTCGCCGCCCGTCCAGTGGGTCACGAGGTCGCCCGAGAAGAACACCACGAAGTCGCGCTGCTGCACGACCGCCGTCGAGCCGCGCTTGAAATAGAACACGTAATCCCAGCGATCAGCGTGGAACATGTCGGTCAACAGAGGCGTGCCGAGTAGCTGACGCACCTGAGCCCGCGTCATGCCGACTTTCATCTGGTCGGCCATTTCCTGCGACACAAAGTTACCTTGCACGACCGTAATCCGATACGGCGTAATGCGTTGGGCAACACGCTGGGTGAGGCTGTCGTACGTGGAACATCCGGCAAGAACCGCGACAGTCGCAACAGCGATCAAGGTACCCCGCATGCGGCTCCCCCGGTAGATCATTTGAGATTTAGAAATCATTTCACTCACCGTGCGGGCCCGCTTATGGGCCGCGCTCATTGCATCGAAGATGACCAGAACGGCAAAAACACATTACTATGAGAGCCCAGCATTGTACTCTAGGGATCCCTTGTCATGACCAATCCAACCGATCTCAAGAATATCGGGCTCAAGGCGACCCTTCCGCGCCTCAAAATCCTTGAGATATTCCAGCATAGCCCGGTGCGTCACCTGACCGCCGAAGATGTGTACCGCAACCTCCTGCACGAGGAACTCGATATCGGTCTCGCCACCGTGTATCGCGTGTTGACGCAGTTCGAGCAGGCCGGCCTGCTCTCGCGCAGCAATTTCGAATCGGGCAAGGCGGTGTTCGAACTGAACGAGGGGACGCACCACGACCACCTCGTGTGCCTCGATTGCGGGCTGGTCGAAGAATTTTTCGACCCCGAGATCGAAAGCCGTCAGCAGTCCATCGCCAAGGCCCGCGGCTTCAAGCTGCAGGAACACGCGCTGGCGCTGTATGGGGCGTGTACGAAGGAGAATTGCCCGCATCGCAAGCACTGATGCGCCTCGGGCCGCGTGAAAGCATGCGGTTCGGCAAGTCGAAAAAAGCCCGGCCGATGGGGATCGGCCGGGCTTTTTTTGTCCATGCGGTTGCAAACACCGCTACCCGATCGGTTCCACGCTCGGCTCGAATGCGAGCCGCCACGGCTCGGCCAGTTGCAATTCGTCGCAATTCTCCGCGTCGCCACCGCGATCGACGACGATGAAATCGCTGACCTGATCCAACGCGAGCAGCGGATGGTGCCAGACCCCTTTCGCGTAATTGACGCCCTGCCACGCGTCGGTCCAGAACGCGCGCATCCGCGCGGCGTCGAACTCGCCGGCCGGCGCGACCACCACCAGATAGCGGCCCGCGCGTAAGGGAATGAAAGCCTGGCTGCCGAGCGGATGCCGCTCCATCATCGTGACCTCGACGGGCAGCGCGCGCGGCTGCGCGCGAAACAGGTTGACGAGCGGCCGGCCGCCCTGCTCCGCCACGTCGACGCGCGCGAGGTCGTGATAACGCTCGGTCGTACCGCCGTTGATCGGAAAATGGCGCGCGCCGTCGAGTTCGATCATGTCGCCGAACGGTGCGAACCCCGCGCGCGTGAGGCGCTCCACCTGCAGGATCTTCATGCTTGCCGCTCCATGACGTGACGTTAAGCGATCTCGCCCCACAGACGCAGGCGCGACACGCCGCCGTCCGGGAAGATGTTCAAGCGCACGTGCGTGACCGGCCCGAGCGCGGCGAGGTCGTCCGTGAACGTGTGCACGTGGTCCATCTGCAGCTTCTGTTCGCCGAGCAGCACCGGCCAGAACATCGCCTGCGTGACGAGAGAATCGTCAGTGCCGCCCGTCACCGACGCCGCCTGCAGCGAGCAGCGGTCCGGGAAGTTGCCCTTGAAGTGCGCGGTGTCCACTTCGATCTTGCGGATCACGCCGGGCCGCGCGAGCGCGACGATCGCCCAGTCGTTGCCCGGCTCGCGACGCCGCCGCGTCTCCCAGCCGTCACCCATGTTCACGCCGCGGCCCGGCATCAGCATTTGCGAGGCCGGCCCGAAATGCTGGTTGTTCGCGGCTACGAGGTACGCGCCGTTTTCGATCGCGGCGAGATCGAGCAGCGTGCCGCGCTCGACGCGGCTCCAGTCGCGCTGCGGCTGGCCGTACACGCGCAGTCGCGCGAGCCCGCCGTCCGGGTACAGGTTCACGCGCAGATGGGTGACCGGGCGCGCGTCCTTCACCTCGACGTAGTGGTGCTGGTTGCCCTGCAACGTCGTGGCCGCCACGAGCGGTTGCCAGTCGGCGTGATCGGACGGCACGTCAGCGTCGCAATAGCAGGCATCGAGCGACGCCGCCGGCGGGAAATTGCCGGTGAAGTGGCTCGTATCGAGATCGACGCCATGCACGACGCCCGGCCGCGCGAGGCGGATCACGCAGTAGTCGTGGCCGGTCGTGCGCTTGCGACGCGTTTCCCAGCCGTCCATCCATTTGCCGTGGTCGTCGTATTTGCCGGGGATGAACACCGCCGGCTGCGGGTCGAGCATGCGCTCTTTCGGCGCGAAGAATTCGTCGCTCGCGAACAGCGCCTTTGCGCCGAGGCGCGGATCGGCGAGGTTCATGTAGCGGCGCGTGAAGGCAGGAGCGTTCGGGTCGAGGATCGGGTTGGCCATGATATCGGTCGGTGTCGAAGAGATCAGGAACAGCGGGCGGAGCCACGGCATCCGCCGGCTTGCGAAAAAAGAGCAAAAGGCTGTTTAAAACGCTCCCGGTTGGTCCAGTCAGACCAGAGCCGACGCGTCGTGGTCAGACCGCGGGGGCATGCTCTCCGGCGCCCGGTTCGACGAGCATGTCGTCGACGGCGGGCACGTAGCGCAGCGCCGCGTCGCCATTCAGCACACGATGCGCGCGCGCCTTGTCGATATCGTTTTCCCACACGGCGATCACCACCGTCGCGACGCAGTTGCCGATCAGGTTGGTCAGTGCGCGGGCAATGCCGACGAACCAGTCGACCGGCAGAATCAGCACGAGGCCGAGCACCGGAATCGCGGGAATAGCGGAGAGCGTCGCCGCGAGAATCACGATCGCCGAGCCCGGAATGCCGTGCGCGCCCTTCGAGGTCACCAGCGAGACCAGCACGACGACGATCAGGTCATGGATCGACAGCGGCGTGTTGGTCGCCTGCGCGATGAAGATGACCGCGAGCGTCAGATAGATTGAGAAGCCGTCGAGGTTGAATGAGTAGCCGGTCGGAATCACAAGGCCGACCGTCGAATCCTTGACGCCCATCCATTCGAGCTTGCGCATGATTTGCGGCAGCACGGCGTCGGACGACGCGGTGCCGAGCACGATCGACAGCTCCTCGCGCAGATAGCGGATCAGCTTGAACACGCTGAAGCCCGCGAGCCGCATCACCATGCCGAGCATGAGCACGACGAACACCACGCAGCTCGCGTAGAACACCAGCACGAGCATGCCGAGCTGCTTGAGCGACTCGACGCCGTAGGTGCCGGTCGTGAACGCGATCGCGCCGAGCACGCCGAGCGGTGCGAGCTTGATGATGAAGCCCATCACGCGGAAAAACACCTGCGACAGTTCATCGATCAACCCGCTCACGCGCTGCGCGCGTTTGCCGAGCAGCGACAGCGCCGAACCGAACAGCACCGAGAACACAAGGATCTGCAGGATATCGCCGGTCGCGAACGCGTTGATCGCCGTCTCGGGGATGATCTTCAGCAGGAAGCCCGCGGTGTCCTTCAGGCTCTTCGCGTGCTCGGCGTAGCTCGCGAGCGACGCCGCATCGAGCGAATTCAGGTTCACATTCATGCCGGCGCCGGGACGCGTCGCGTAAGCGAGCAGCGCGCCGATCACGAGCGCGATGGTCGTCATCGCCTCGAAATAGATCACCGCTTTCAGGCCGACGCGGCCGACCTTGCGTAGATCGCCCGCGTGCGCCATGCCGCTCACCACGACACAGAACACGATCGGCCCGATCACCATCTTGATCAGCTTCAGAAAGCCGTCGCCGAGCGGCCGCAGCGACTGCGCGAAATGCGGAAACACGGCACCGAGCACGATGCCGACCACGAGCGCGATCACGACCCGGCCAAACAGCGAATTGAAGAACTTCAACACGGCTTCCTCCTGCGGATGGTTGTCTCGGTCACTTCTGTTCAGACTGGTCCGACCAGAACTGTTATGGCGAATAGTAGGAAGCCGATATACTCACGTCAAGGACTCGTCGAACGGTGTTTACCCGTTATTTTTTCGGCGATTTCGGGACAGATTAGGGATTTCAGGCGTCGCACGGCGCGCCTTCTCTCGAGCACGTATTAGAATTGCGGTCAGACCACGCTACCGAGCAAGCCGTCATGAAAAACGTCCCGCATACCGTCACCGACGCAGCCATCGCGACCATCCGCGAGCGCATCGAAGCGGGCGTCTACCCGGTGGGCAGCCTGCTGCCGGCGCAGCGCCAACTGTCCGATGAACTGTCGATCAGCCGTGCGTCGTTGCGCGAGGCGCTCTCCACGCTCGAAGCGCTCGGACTGCTCGTGATCCGCCCCGGCAAGGGCGTCTATGTGGAAAGCGCGCAGGCGAAAACCGCGCAGACGTGGCGCTTCGCCGAGCAGTCGTCGCTACCCGACACCTATCAGATGCGCTACGCACTCGAAGGCTTCGTCGCCCGCATGGCGGTCCTCGCGGTCAGCAACGACGACCTCGCGTGGCTCGAAGAAAACATCACCGCGATGCAAAGCGCGCTCGCGTGTGAGGATCTCGACGAAGCGGCGCGGCTCGATTACGCGTTCCATATGCGCATCGTCAGCGTCGCGGGCAACGCGGCGATTGAGTCGATCCTGCGCAGCAGCGCCGAGATCATGAAGGAAAGCCAACGGATGCCGTTCTACCGGCGCGAGCGGGTGCTGTCCACCTACACCGAGCATCGCGCGATTCTCGACGCGTTAAAGGCCCGCGATTCGCTCGCCGCGGGCAAGGCAATCGAGACGCACATCGCGAACGCCGCGCAGCGCGCTGGCGTCTATTTCCCGACGCCGTAGACGCCGATACCGCAAACGAAAAAAAGCCGCTCCGAAGAGCGGCTTTTTCATGCAGCGCGAAACTCGAAACTTACTTCGCGTTCGCGAGCGCCACAGCCGTGTCCAGCATGCGGTTCGAGAAACCCCACTCGTTGTCGTACCAGCTCGACACCTTCACGAGACGGCCCGACACCTTGGTCAGCGTCGCGTCGAACGTCGACGAAGCCGGGTTGTGGTTGAAGTCGATCGACACGAGCGGTGCGTCGTTGTAGCCGAGGATGCCCTTCAGCGCGCCTTCCGACGCTTCCTTCATGATCGCGTTGACTTCCTCGACCGTCGTGTCGCGCGCGGCGATGAACGACAGGTCGACGACCGACACGTTGATGGTCGGGACGCGGATCGCGTAGCCGTCCAGCTTGCCGTTCAGTTCCGGCAGCACGAGGCCGACCGCCGATGCCGCACCGGTCTTGGTCGGGATCTGGCTGTGCGTGGCCGAACGCGCGCGGCGCAGGTCTTCGTGGTACACGTCGGTCAGAACCTGGTCGTTGGTGTACGCGTGGATCGTCGTCATCAGGCCGTTCACGAGGCCGATCTTGTCGTTCAGCGGCTTGACCAGCGGTGCGAGACAGTTGGTCGTGCACGATGCGTTCGAGATGACCGTGTCCGATGCCTTCAGCACGTTGTGGTTCACGCCGTAGACGACCGTCGCGTCGACGTCCTTACCGCCCGGCGCCGAAATGATGACCTTCTTCGCGCCGCCCTTGATGTGCGCGCTGGCCTTTTCCTTGGTCGTGAAAAAGCCGGTGCACTCCATCACGACGTCGACGCCCAGCTCGCCCCACGGCAGTTCAGCCGGGTTGCGGTTCGCCAGCACGCGGATCCTGTCGCCGTTCACGACGAGGTAGTCGCCGTCCACCGACACGTCGCCCGGGAACTTGCCGTGCGCGGTGTCGTACTGCGTCAGGTGGGCGTTGGTTTTCGCATCGCCCAGATCGTTGATGGCTACGATTTCGATATCGTGCTTCTTGCCGTTTTCATACAAGGCGCGCAGCGTGTTGCGGCCAATACGGCCGTAGCCGTTGATTGCGACGCGAATCGTCATGATTTATCTCCTGATGGCTAAAAAATCCGTTGATGTTCGCCGGGAAGGACATCCGGTTGTGTGCGTTGCCGCGCAGCCGCGAGGGGCGCGACGGCAACGCGACCCAACAATCAGCCCAGCGCGGCCTTGGCCGTCGCCACCACGTGCTCGACGGTGAAACCGAAATGCTTGAACAGCACGCCTGCCGGGGCCGATTCACCGAACGTGTCGATGCCGACCACGCCGCCTTCCAGACCCACATACTTGCGCCAGAAATCCGACACGCCCGCTTCGATCGCGACGCGGCGCACGCCGTGCGGCAGCACGCGTTCACGGTACCCGGCGTCCTGCTTGTCGAACACGGTCGTGGACGGAATCGACACGACGCGTGCCGCGATGCCTTCGCGTGCGAGCGGCTCGACGGCCTTCATCGCAAGTTCGACTTCCGAGCCCGTCGCGATCAGGATGATCTTACGCGCGACGATCTCCTCGTCCCAGTCGCGCAGCACGTAGCCGCCCTTCTCGATGTTGGCGATCTGCGCGTCGGTGCGCTCGTTGAACTGCAGGTTCTGGCGGCTGAAGATCAGGCACGACGGGCCTTCATGCTCGATCGCATGGGTCCAGGCCACCGCGGTTTCGACCGTGTCGGCCGGGCGCCACGTTTGCAGATTCGGGATCAGGCGCAGGCTCGCGACGTGTTCGATCGACTGGTGGGTCGGGCCGTCTTCGCCGAGACCGATCGAGTCGTGCGTGAACACGAAGATCGATTGCGACTTCATCAGCGCGGCGACGCGCAGCGCGTTGCGGCTGTAGTCGGAGAACGTCAGGAACGTGCCGCCGAAGGCCTTGTAGCCGCCATGCAGCGCTACGCCGTTGATCGCGGCGCTCATGCCGAACTCGCGCACGCCGTAGTTCACGTAGTTACCGGCGGCACGGCCTTCGGCATTCACGCGCACGGGCTTCGCGGCCTTCCAGTTGGTCAGGTTCGAGCCGGTCAGGTCAGCGGAACCGCCGAGCAGCTCGGGCAGCACGGCCGACAGGCCCTCGATGGCCTGCTGCGAGGCCTTACGCGTCGCGACGGTCTCCGCGCGCTCGTTCGCGCCGGCGATGATCGCTTTAGCCTTCTCTTTCCAGTCGGCCGGCAGCTGCTTCGCGCTGCGGCGCTTGAACTCGGCCGCTTCCTGCGGGTACTTCGCCGCGTAGGCCGCGAATGCCTTGTCCCAGTCCGCTTCGAGGCGCGCGCCCGCGTCCTTCGCATCCCATGCCGCGTAGACTTCCTGCGGAATCACGAACGGCTCCCACTTCCAGCCGATTGCTTCGCGCGTCGCCGCGATTTCCTTGTCGCCGAGCGGCGCGCCGTGCGAATCGTGCGAGCCCGCCTTGGTCGGCGCGCCTTCACCGATCACGGTCTTGCAGCAGATCAGCGTCGGCTTGTCCGACTGCTTCGCCTGTTTGATCGCCGCGTCCACCGCGTCGACGTCATGGCCGACCACGTTCGGGATCACGTTCCAGCCGTACGCTTCGAAGCGCTTCGGCGTGTCGTCGTGGAACCAGTGCACCACTTCGCCGTCGATCGAGATGCCGTTGTCGTCGTAAAACGCGATCAGCTTGTTCAGCTTCAGCACGCCCGCGAGCGAGCAGGCTTCGTGGGAGATGCCTTCCATCAGGCAACCGTCGCCGACGAACACGTACGTGTGGTGGTCGACGATGGTCGCGTCAGGCTTGTTGAATTCGGTCGCGAGCAGCGACTCGGCGAGCGCCATGCCGACCGCGTTCGCGAGACCCTGGCCGAGCGGGCCGGTGGTCGTCTCGACGCCCGGCGTGATGCCGTATTCCGGGTGACCCGGCGTCTTCGAATGGAGCTGGCGGAAGTTCTTCAGCTCTTCCATCGGCAGATCGTAGCCGGTCAGATGCAGCAGCGAGTACAGCAGCATCGAGCCGTGACCGTTCGACAGCACGAAGCGGTCGCGATCGGCCCATTGCGGGTTCTTCGGGTTATGGCGCAGATGACGCGACCACAGGGCAACGCCGATTTCGGCCATGCCCATCGGCATGCCGGGGTGGCCGGAGTTCGCCTTTTGAACGGCGTCCATGGACAACGCGCGGATCGCGTTAGCCATCAGGGAGGTGGGTGCGGGAGACGGGGTCGTCATGTCGAGTCCGGAGACAGAGTCAGAAAGCGGGGCGCGCTTGATGCCCGGGAGCTCGGCGGCCAGTTCGCTACGGCGCACGATGCGGCGCCAGGAGACGCGAAACGGGCAGAGCAAGCGGACAAGGCTGAAAGCATCACATTCTAGCAGAAGGTTAACCCGTAACCGGCCCGGAAAGCCGCCTCGCCGCTTGGTTCAACGCACGCCGCCATGCCACCCCATTTACAATTCGAGCCGCTGTTTTCGCCACGCTGCTGATCGAGCCCGTCCGCCGTGAACGCCTCCCTGTTGTTCCAACCGTGCCCGCCCCCTTCGCGCTCGCCGCGCGTGGCATCGATTCGCTGCGTCATGACGAACCAGCCTTGCACGCGGGGCTATTCTCGGCAGCGCGATCGGTGCGCGATAAACTGAACCCGTTGACGAAGCCATCCATTTGAAACGAGGACACCTTGTGCGAATCGGTTCGAGCGATGCCGGCATGCCGCGCCCGACCGAAACTCGAAACAGTGGCCTCGCTGTCTCACGAGATCCGGAGAACTCCATGACCGCCCCCCGCCCCGCCGGTGTGCCCTGGCTGACCCCCTATCTGACGGTGCGCGACGCGCGCGCGTCGACGGCGTTCTTTTCGGCGGCGTTCGGCTTCGATGTGCGCGACAGCGTGCAGGACGACGGCGTCGTCATGCACGTCGAGATGACTTATCAAGGCCAGTTGATCGTGATGTTCGCGCCCGAAGGCGCGTTCGGCTCGACCGCGAAAACCCCGAAAAGCGCGGGCACGATCGCGCCGCAATCGTTCTATGTCTATGTCGAGGACGTCGACGCCGTGTATGCTCGCGCGCTCGCGGCCGGCGCGAAGTCGCTGAGCGAGCCGCAGGACCAGTTCTGGGGCGACCGCTTCGCGCAGGTCGAGGATATCGACGGCTATCGCTGGGCGCTCGCCCGCCACCTTTCCTGAATTCGAGAGTCTTTCGTCGATGCCCCGTTTTTTTGTTGATACGCCGCTTTACCCCGATGACGTGATCGCGCTCCCCGACGACGTCGTGCGCCACGTGAGCGTGCTGCGTCTGCAGCCCGGCGATTCGCTCGTGCTGTTCAACGGCGA from Paraburkholderia sp. HP33-1 includes the following:
- a CDS encoding outer membrane protein assembly factor BamE, which codes for MRGTLIAVATVAVLAGCSTYDSLTQRVAQRITPYRITVVQGNFVSQEMADQMKVGMTRAQVRQLLGTPLLTDMFHADRWDYVFYFKRGSTAVVQQRDFVVFFSGDLVTHWTGGEDLPTNLELLAEIDGDRGGRRSNATPPRAASAAEAANAVAASDAAAASAAAAAAAPATVDTTRSPSVEGAEQAAAPSMDANAEAAQAANRATSAVSTPKGTSSARSAVPRAGAGGIPTQGPTAGGQPQFQFKRPPPPAPENESNPVGPTGSQSSGNPAQTGSPSTSGTGN
- the fur gene encoding ferric iron uptake transcriptional regulator, whose product is MTNPTDLKNIGLKATLPRLKILEIFQHSPVRHLTAEDVYRNLLHEELDIGLATVYRVLTQFEQAGLLSRSNFESGKAVFELNEGTHHDHLVCLDCGLVEEFFDPEIESRQQSIAKARGFKLQEHALALYGACTKENCPHRKH
- a CDS encoding ureidoglycolate lyase, encoding MKILQVERLTRAGFAPFGDMIELDGARHFPINGGTTERYHDLARVDVAEQGGRPLVNLFRAQPRALPVEVTMMERHPLGSQAFIPLRAGRYLVVVAPAGEFDAARMRAFWTDAWQGVNYAKGVWHHPLLALDQVSDFIVVDRGGDAENCDELQLAEPWRLAFEPSVEPIG
- the alc gene encoding allantoicase; translation: MANPILDPNAPAFTRRYMNLADPRLGAKALFASDEFFAPKERMLDPQPAVFIPGKYDDHGKWMDGWETRRKRTTGHDYCVIRLARPGVVHGVDLDTSHFTGNFPPAASLDACYCDADVPSDHADWQPLVAATTLQGNQHHYVEVKDARPVTHLRVNLYPDGGLARLRVYGQPQRDWSRVERGTLLDLAAIENGAYLVAANNQHFGPASQMLMPGRGVNMGDGWETRRRREPGNDWAIVALARPGVIRKIEVDTAHFKGNFPDRCSLQAASVTGGTDDSLVTQAMFWPVLLGEQKLQMDHVHTFTDDLAALGPVTHVRLNIFPDGGVSRLRLWGEIA
- a CDS encoding C4-dicarboxylate transporter DctA; translated protein: MLKFFNSLFGRVVIALVVGIVLGAVFPHFAQSLRPLGDGFLKLIKMVIGPIVFCVVVSGMAHAGDLRKVGRVGLKAVIYFEAMTTIALVIGALLAYATRPGAGMNVNLNSLDAASLASYAEHAKSLKDTAGFLLKIIPETAINAFATGDILQILVFSVLFGSALSLLGKRAQRVSGLIDELSQVFFRVMGFIIKLAPLGVLGAIAFTTGTYGVESLKQLGMLVLVFYASCVVFVVLMLGMVMRLAGFSVFKLIRYLREELSIVLGTASSDAVLPQIMRKLEWMGVKDSTVGLVIPTGYSFNLDGFSIYLTLAVIFIAQATNTPLSIHDLIVVVLVSLVTSKGAHGIPGSAIVILAATLSAIPAIPVLGLVLILPVDWFVGIARALTNLIGNCVATVVIAVWENDIDKARAHRVLNGDAALRYVPAVDDMLVEPGAGEHAPAV
- a CDS encoding FadR/GntR family transcriptional regulator, which gives rise to MKNVPHTVTDAAIATIRERIEAGVYPVGSLLPAQRQLSDELSISRASLREALSTLEALGLLVIRPGKGVYVESAQAKTAQTWRFAEQSSLPDTYQMRYALEGFVARMAVLAVSNDDLAWLEENITAMQSALACEDLDEAARLDYAFHMRIVSVAGNAAIESILRSSAEIMKESQRMPFYRRERVLSTYTEHRAILDALKARDSLAAGKAIETHIANAAQRAGVYFPTP
- the gap gene encoding type I glyceraldehyde-3-phosphate dehydrogenase → MTIRVAINGYGRIGRNTLRALYENGKKHDIEIVAINDLGDAKTNAHLTQYDTAHGKFPGDVSVDGDYLVVNGDRIRVLANRNPAELPWGELGVDVVMECTGFFTTKEKASAHIKGGAKKVIISAPGGKDVDATVVYGVNHNVLKASDTVISNASCTTNCLAPLVKPLNDKIGLVNGLMTTIHAYTNDQVLTDVYHEDLRRARSATHSQIPTKTGAASAVGLVLPELNGKLDGYAIRVPTINVSVVDLSFIAARDTTVEEVNAIMKEASEGALKGILGYNDAPLVSIDFNHNPASSTFDATLTKVSGRLVKVSSWYDNEWGFSNRMLDTAVALANAK
- the tkt gene encoding transketolase, with the translated sequence MTTPSPAPTSLMANAIRALSMDAVQKANSGHPGMPMGMAEIGVALWSRHLRHNPKNPQWADRDRFVLSNGHGSMLLYSLLHLTGYDLPMEELKNFRQLHSKTPGHPEYGITPGVETTTGPLGQGLANAVGMALAESLLATEFNKPDATIVDHHTYVFVGDGCLMEGISHEACSLAGVLKLNKLIAFYDDNGISIDGEVVHWFHDDTPKRFEAYGWNVIPNVVGHDVDAVDAAIKQAKQSDKPTLICCKTVIGEGAPTKAGSHDSHGAPLGDKEIAATREAIGWKWEPFVIPQEVYAAWDAKDAGARLEADWDKAFAAYAAKYPQEAAEFKRRSAKQLPADWKEKAKAIIAGANERAETVATRKASQQAIEGLSAVLPELLGGSADLTGSNLTNWKAAKPVRVNAEGRAAGNYVNYGVREFGMSAAINGVALHGGYKAFGGTFLTFSDYSRNALRVAALMKSQSIFVFTHDSIGLGEDGPTHQSIEHVASLRLIPNLQTWRPADTVETAVAWTHAIEHEGPSCLIFSRQNLQFNERTDAQIANIEKGGYVLRDWDEEIVARKIILIATGSEVELAMKAVEPLAREGIAARVVSIPSTTVFDKQDAGYRERVLPHGVRRVAIEAGVSDFWRKYVGLEGGVVGIDTFGESAPAGVLFKHFGFTVEHVVATAKAALG
- a CDS encoding VOC family protein, coding for MTAPRPAGVPWLTPYLTVRDARASTAFFSAAFGFDVRDSVQDDGVVMHVEMTYQGQLIVMFAPEGAFGSTAKTPKSAGTIAPQSFYVYVEDVDAVYARALAAGAKSLSEPQDQFWGDRFAQVEDIDGYRWALARHLS